From the Castor canadensis chromosome 9, mCasCan1.hap1v2, whole genome shotgun sequence genome, one window contains:
- the Nicol1 gene encoding LOW QUALITY PROTEIN: NELL2-interacting cell ontogeny regulator 1 (The sequence of the model RefSeq protein was modified relative to this genomic sequence to represent the inferred CDS: inserted 1 base in 1 codon): MRARVGRGASFRVARAAXSRVPEPRAARAPSSAMAPPPACRSLLSPPPLLLLLFLLSLALLGARAEPAAGSIVPAQSRPCVDCHAFEFMQRALQDLRKTAYSLDARTETLLLQAERRALCACWPAGR, encoded by the exons ATGCGCGCCCGCGTCGGACGCGGCGCGTCTTTCCGTGTCGCCCGCGCTG AGTCGCGGGTCCCTGAACCGCG GGCGGCCCGGGCTCCCTCCTCGGCCATGGCCCCCCCGCCCGCCTGCCGGTCCCTGCtgtcgccgccgccgctgctgctgctgctgtttctGCTGAGCCTGGCGCTGCTGGGCGCCCGCGCTGAGCCCGCCGCCGGGAGCATCGTCCCCGCGCAGA GCCGTCCGTGCGTGGACTGCCACGCGTTCGAGTTCATGCAGCGCGCCCTGCAGGATCTGCGGAAGACGGCCTACAGCCTGGACGCGCGG ACGGAGACCCTACTGCTGCAGGCTGAGCGCCGGGCCCTGTGTGCCTGCTGGCCTGCTGGGCGCTGA
- the Nat8l gene encoding N-acetylaspartate synthetase, which produces MHCGPPDMVCETKIVAAEDHEALPGAKKDALLAAGAMWPPLPAAPGPAAAPPPAPGPQPLGGAGGAGPPGGRGVCIREFRAAEQEAARRIFYDGILERIPNTAFRGLRQHPRTQLLYALLAVLCFAVTRSLLLTCLMPVGLLALRYYYSRKVILAYLECALHTDMADIEQYYMKPPGSCFWVAVLDGNVVGIVAARAHEEDNTVELLRMSVDSRFRGKGIAKALGRKVLEFAVVHNFSAVVLGTTAVKVAAHKLYESLGFRHMGASDHYVLPGMTLSLAERLFFQVRYHRYRLQLREE; this is translated from the exons ATGCATTGTGGGCCTCCCGACATGGTCTGCGAGACGAAGATCGTGGCCGCGGAGGACCATGAGGCGCTGCCGGGGGCCAAGAAGGACGCGTTGCTCGCCGCCGGCGCCATGTGGCCCCCGCTGCCCGCCGCACCGGGGCCGGCCGCCGCGCCACCGCCCGCGCCGGGTCCCCAGCCTCTCGGCGGCGCGGGGGGCGCGGGGCCGCCCGGGGGGCGCGGCGTGTGCATCCGCGAGTTCCGCGCAGCCGAGCAGGAGGCGGCGCGCCGCATCTTCTACGACGGCATCTTGGAGCGCATCCCCAACACGGCCTTCCGCGGCCTGCGGCAGCACCCGCGCACACAGCTGCTCTACGCCCTGCTGGCCG TACTCTGCTTTGCTGTGACCCGCTCGCTGCTGCTGACGTGCCTGATGCCGGTTGGGCTGCTCGCCCTGCGTTATTACTACAGTCGCAAGGTGATCCTGGCGTACCTGGAGTGTGCTCTGCACACAGACATGGCCGACATTGAGCAGTACTACATGAAGCCACCTG GCTCCTGCTTCTGGGTGGCTGTGCTGGATGGCAACGTGGTGGGCATTGTGGCCGCGAGGGCCCACGAGGAGGACAACACGGTGGAGCTGCTGCGCATGTCTGTGGACTCGCGCTTCCGCGGCAAGGGCATCGCCAAGGCGCTGGGCCGGAAGGTGCTGGAGTTCGCCGTGGTGCACAACTTCTCTGCAGTGGTGTTAGGCACCACCGCCGTCAAGGTGGCTGCCCACAAGCTCTACGAGTCACTGGGCTTCAGACACATGGGTGCGAGTGACCACTATGTGCTTCCTGGCATGACCCTCTCGCTGGCCGAGCGCCTCTTCTTCCAGGTCCGCTACCACCGCTACCGCCTGCAGCTGCGCGAGGAGTGA